One genomic region from Rhizophagus irregularis chromosome 23, complete sequence encodes:
- a CDS encoding transcription factor TFIIH complex ERCC-3 subunit, whose translation MPPPTFKRRYRDEDEYLPAGSSRPNKKKSKISSKKSNSATPNHNSEDENDLSREALIPRSAVFDIDSLKTSTHVNIPRDSVSKYFGEDDFSYIKLKKDHANRPLWINPTTGHIILEGFSPFAEKAQDFLITISEPVSRPSHIHEYKLTPYSLYAAVSVGLETEAIIDVLKILSKIEIPESIMELIRTCTLSYGKVKLVLKHNRYFVESSYADILQKLLQDKDISEARVVNSEGSDEGFLRNKAPTGKDLIISGKKEQEKETDADGKNKEPETEDDNIFNAVVQIDKEDEEEEEDEVHSFEIKSEKFEVVKKRCIELDYPMLEEYDFRNDSTLPPLDIDLKPITVIRPYQEKCLSKMFGNGRARSGIIVLPCGAGKTLVGITAACTIKKSCLVLCTSAVSVMQWKQQFMTWSNIKESQIAVFTSDMKEKFSGQSGIVISTYSMVANTRTRSYDAGKMMEFITGREWGFILLDEVHVVPANMFRKVVTTIAAHTKLGLTATLVREDDKIGDLNFLIGPKLYEANWMDLASKGHIANVQCAEVWCPMTPEFYAQYLKASSRKRMLLYAMNPNKFQACQYLIRFHEDRGDKIIVFSDNVYALEKYARELKVPFIHGKTKPPERMYILSLFQHDPKVNTIFLSKVGDTSIDLPEATCLIQISSHYGSRRQEAQRLGRILRAKRRNDEGFNAFFYSLVSTDTQEMFYSTKRQQFLIDQGYAFKVITKLEGMDKATDLVYRTHGEQLSLLSDVLLANDHDADLDNDIESNADDLPGVVTSRNFTSQQKGYGGVKRSVGSMKSLSGADDMAYMEFSHGNSSSTKTMKKVDKKTQAKDHHPLFKKQWLRNR comes from the exons ATGCCACCACCAACGTTTAAAAGGCGATATCGGGACG aggACGAATATCTTCCAGCTGGCTCTTCTagaccaaataaaaaaaaaagtaaaatatcgTCAAAGAAATCTAATTCGGCTACGCCGAATCATAACTCGGAAGATGAAAATGACTTGTCAAGAGAGGCATTGA tCCCAAGAAGTGCTGTCTTTGATATCGACTCTCTCAAGACTTCGACTCATGTTAATATTCCTCGAGATTCtgtatcaaaatattttggaGAAGAcgatttttcttatataaaattaaaaaaagatcatgcTAATAGACCGTTATGGATAAATCCAACGACTGGTCATATTATTCTTGAAGGATTTTCACCTTTTGCAGAAAAGGCTCAAGATTTCTTAATTACAATTAGCGAACCTGTGAGCAg ACCATCTCACATACACGAATATAAATTGACGCCTTATTCATTATACGCTGCAGTCTCTGTAGGATTAGAGACAGAAGCTATAATAGATGTGTTAAAAATCTTGTCAAAG atTGAAATTCCCGAATCAATTATGGAACTTATTAGGACATGTACATTATCTTATGGCAAAGTAAAACTTGTACTTAAACACAATCGATACTTTGTTGAATCATCATATGCagatatattacaaaaattattacaagacAAAGATATTTCTGAAGCTCGTGTAGTAAATAGTGAAGGGTCTGATGAGGGATTTCTAAGGAATAAGGCACCAACAGGCAAAGATCTAATAATTTCTGGTAAAAAAGAACAGGAAAAAGAAACAGATGCAGATGGAAAAAACAAAGAACCTGAAACGGAAGATGATAACATATTTAATGCAGTGGTACAAATTGATAAGG agGACGAAGAGGAGGAAGAAGATGAAGTACATTCCTTTGAAATTAAATCAGAGAAATTTGAG gtTGTGAAAAAACGTTGTATTGAACTTGATTATCCCATGTTGGAAGAATATGATTTTCGTAATGATTCAACTCTTCCACCACTTGATATTGACCTTAAACCAATAACGGTGATTCGTccttatcaagaaaaatgtttGAGTAAGATGTTTGGTAATGG acgTGCAAGATCCGGAATTATAGTGTTACCTTGTGGTGCAGGTAAAACACTCGTTGGTATAACGGCTGCTTGCACTATTAAGAAAAGTTGTCTTGTATTATGTACTTCTGC TGTATCCGTAATGCAATGGAAACAACAATTTATGACATGgtcaaatattaaagaaagtcAGATTGCTGTGTTTACATCAGACATGAAAGAAAAG ttCTCTGGTCAATCTGGTATAGTAATATCCACCTACAGTATGGTAGCTAATACTAGAACGAGATCTTATGATGCTGGAAAGATGATGGAGTTTATAACAGGAAGGGAATGGGGATTTATATTGTTAGATGAGGTGCATGTTGTACCTGCTAATATGTTTAGAAAAGTAGTTACAACAATTGCAGCTCATACAAAACTTGGCCTTACAGCAACTTTGGTTCGTGAAGATGACAAGATTGgtgatttaaactttttaattggACCAAAATTATATGAAGCCAATTGGATGGATTTGGCTTCAAAAGGACATATTGCCAATGTTCAATGTGCTGAAGTTTGGTGTCCAATGACTCCAGAGTTTTATGCGCAATATCTTAAAGCTTCTTCAAGAAAACGAATGTTATTATATGCTATGAATCCTAATAAATTTCAGGCGTGCCAATATTTGATTCGTTTCCATGAGGACCGTGGTGATAAGATTATTGTCTTTTCGGATAATGTATATGCACTGgag AAATATGCAAGAGAATTGAAAGTACCATTTATTCATGGTAAAACTAAACCACCAGAACGTATGTACATTCTTAGTTTGTTTCAACACGACCCGAAGGTGAACACAATCTTCTTGTCAAAG GTCGGTGATACGTCTATTGATTTACCGGAGGCTACTTGTCTTATACAAATTTCGTCCCATTATGGTTCTAGGCGTCAGGAAGCACAACGTttag GACGTATTCTTCGTGCTAAACGTCGTAATGATGAAGGGTTTAATGCTTTCTTTTACTCTCTTGTATCAACGGATACACAAGAAAtgttttattcaacaaaaagacaacaatttttaattgatcaaGGATATGCATTTAAAGTGATTACAAAGCTTGAGGGAATGGATAAAGCTACAGATTTGGTTTATAGAACTCATGGTGAACAATTGTCATTACTATCAGATGTTTTATTAGCGAATGATCATGATGCAGATTTAGATAATGATATTGAATCGAATGCCGATGATTTACCTGGTGTTGTTACGAGCAGAAATTTCACATCGCAACAAAAGGGATATGGAGGTGTTAAACGATCTGTTGGTAGTATGAAAAGTTTATCAGGAGCCGATGATATGGCATATATGGAATTTTCTCACGGAAATAGCAGTAGTACAAAGACTATGAAAAAGGTTGATAAAAAGACTCAAGCAAAAGATCACCATCctttattcaaaaaacaaTGGTTAAGGAATAGATAG